The following proteins are co-located in the Anomalospiza imberbis isolate Cuckoo-Finch-1a 21T00152 chromosome 1, ASM3175350v1, whole genome shotgun sequence genome:
- the MIOS gene encoding GATOR2 complex protein MIOS isoform X2: MSGSKPDILWAPHHVDRFVVCDSELSLYHIDSAVSSELKAGSLRLSEETTATLLSINSDTPYMKCVAWYPKYDPECLLAVGQANGRVVLTSLGQDHNSKSKDLIGKEFVPKHARQCNTLAWNPLDSNWLAAGLDKHRADFSVLIWDISSKYAPETAVATEKVRLSAGDVEAGLVVTKPLYELGQNDACLSLCWLPRDQKLLLAGMHRNLAIFDLRNTSQKIFVNTKAVQGVTVDPYFHDRVASFYEGQVAIWDLRKFEKPVLTLTEQPKPLTKVAWCPTRTGLLATLTRDSNIIRLYDMQHTPTPIGDETEPTIIERSVQPCENYIASFAWHPTSQNRMVVVTPNRTMSDFTVFERISLAWSPVTSLMWACGRHLYECTEEGKASSLEKDIATKMRLRALSRYGLDTEQVWRNHLLAGNEDPQLKSLWYTLHFMKQYTEDMDQKLTGNKGPLVYTGIKSIVKSSLGTTENLRHSRSGSDRQADIIQYLSEERSLALQLCGWIKKGTDLDVEPFLNSLEQEGDWERAAAVALFSLDIRRAIQILNKGASSGKGDLNLNVVAMALSGYTDEKNSLWREMCSTLRLQLNNPYLCAMFAFLTSESGSYDGVLYENNVAVRDRVAFACKFLNDAQLNRFIEKLTNEMKEAGNLEGILLTGLTKDGVDLMESYVDRTGDVQTASYCMLQGSPSDVLKDERVQYWIENYRNLLDAWRFWHKRAEFDIHRSKLDPSSKPLAQVFVSCNFCGKSISYSCSAIPHQGRGFSQYGVSGSPTKSKVTSCPGCRKPLPRCALCLINMGTPVSSCPDFMCSRTVP, encoded by the exons ATGAGTGGCTCCAAACCTGATATCCTGTGGGCCCCACACCATGTTGACAGATTTGTTGTGTGCGATTCAGAGCTGAGCCTTTATCACATCGACTCTGCTGTAAGTTCAGAGCTCAAGGCAGGGTCCTTGCGGCTGTCAGAGGAAACTACGGCTACACTACTGTCAATAAATTCGGATACACCGTACATGAAATGTGTGGCTTGGTATCCCAAGTATGATCCTGAATGTCTCCTTGCTGTTGGACAGGCCAATGGCAGAGTGGTACTTACCAGCCTCGGGCAAGATCACAACTCAAAATCTAAAGATTTGATAGGCAAAGAGTTTGTTCCCAAACACGCTCGGCAGTGCAATACCCTGGCGTGGAACCCACTGGATAGCAACTGGCTTGCTGCTGGGTTAGATAAACATCGGGCTGACTTTTCCGTACTGATCTGGGATATCAGCAGCAAATACGCCCCAGAGACTGCCGTCGCTACAGAGAAAGTGAGGCTTTCAGCAGGAGATGTGGAAGCAGGCCTGGTAGTTACAAAACCATTATATGAATTAGGACAGAATGATGcttgtctctctctctgttggCTTCCACGGGATCAGAAACTGCTCCTTGCTGGAATGCATCGAAATCTGGCTATCTTTGATCTTAGGAACACAAgccaaaaaatatttgtaaacaCCAAAGCTGTCCAAGGAGTGACTGTTGATCCCTATTTCCACGATCGTGTTGCTTCCTTCTATGAAGGTCAGGTTGCCATATGGGATTTAAGAAAGTTTGAAAAGCCTGTTTTGACCCTGACAGAGCAACCAAAACCCTTAACAAAAGTTGCATGGTGTCCAACAAGGACTGGACTATTAGCTACTTTAACAAGGGATAGTAACATCATTAGACTGTATGACATGCAGCATACTCCCACCCCTATTGGAGATGAAACTGAGCCGACAATAATTGAGAGAAGTGTCCAACCGTGTGAAAATTACATTGCGTCATTTGCCTGGCATCCCACAAGTCAAAATCGAATGGTAGTAGTGACTCCCAACAGGACTATGTCTGACTTCACAGTTTTTGAAAGAATTTCTCTTGCATGGAGCCCAGTGACATCCTTAATGTGGGCTTGTGGACGACATTTGTATGAGTGTACAGAAGAAGGAAAGGCTAGTTCCTTGGAAAAAGACATAGCAACCAAAATGCGCCTCAGAGCTCTGTCAAGGTATGGTCTTGATACTGAACAAGTTTGGAGAAATCACCTCCTAGCTGGAAATGAAGATCCTCAGCTGAAATCGCTTTGGTACACTCTGCATT TTATGAAGCAGTATACTGAAGATATGGATCAAAAACTTACAGGAAACAAAGGTCCCTTAGTTTACACTGGCATTAAATCAATTGTGAAGTCATCTTTGG GAACAACAGAGAACCTCAGGCACAGCAGGAGTGGATCTGATAGACAGGCAGATATTATTCAATATCTGAGTGAGGAGAGATCTTTGGCTTTGCAGCTCTGTGGGTGGATAAAGAAGGGAACAGACTTAGATGTGGAACCTTTCCTAAATTCACTGGAACAGGAGGGAGACTGGGAGCGAGCTGCTGCTGTAGCACTTTTCAGCTTGGACATACGGCGAGCAATACAAATTCTGAATAAAGGGGCTTCCTCAGGAAAAG GTGATCTGAACCTTAATGTAGTAGCAATGGCTCTGTCAGGCTACACAGATGAGAAGAACTCACTTTGGAGAGAAATGTGCAGTACTCTAAGGCTGCAGTTGAACAATCCCTACTTGTGTGCTATGTTTGCTTTCCTGACGAGTGAGTCTGGTTCATATGATGGTGTTTTG TATGAAAATAACGTAGCTGTACGAGACAGAGTGGCATTTGCTTGCAAGTTCCTCAATGATGCTCAG CTCAACAGGTTTATTGAAAAGCTGACAAATGAAATGAAAGAGGCTGGGAATTTGGAGGGAATACTGTTAACAGGGCTGACAAAAGATGGAGTTGACTTGATGGAAAGTTATGTTGACAGAACTGGAGATGTCCAGACGGCAAGCTATTGCATGCTACAG GGTTCTCCATCAGATGTACTTAAGGATGAAAGGGTTCAGTACTGGATTGAGAACTACAGGAATCTTTTAGATGCCTGGAGGTTTTGGCATAAACGTGCAGAATTTGATATTCATAGGAGTAAGCTGGATCCCAGCTCAAAGCCTTTAGCCCAG